The Gemmata palustris genome includes a region encoding these proteins:
- a CDS encoding isochorismatase family protein codes for MFRTLASLTLTALFSSLVAIPSSAAEPEKFKVTARKVTEVEETSTVTDPTTNVTKTVTAKRGVPTSVTVEIDPTKTAVVVCDMWDDHWCPSASKRCAELAKQAEPVLKACRERGMTIVHCPSDTMPFYKDHPARKRVADVKKVAPPKSKDRSDPPLPVDDTDGGCDDEKPAKQFKAWSRQHAAITIDEKKDYITDNGTEVYSIMKEKGIDTLLVLGVHTNMCVLNRTFAIKQMVKWDVRTLLVRDLTDAMYNPKMKPFVTHDKGTQLIIEHIEKHWCPTIERKSLLGTK; via the coding sequence GTGTTTCGCACACTTGCGTCTCTCACGCTCACCGCACTCTTCAGTTCCCTTGTTGCGATTCCCAGTTCGGCCGCCGAGCCGGAAAAATTCAAAGTGACCGCGCGCAAGGTCACCGAAGTCGAAGAGACGAGCACGGTGACCGACCCCACTACCAACGTCACTAAAACGGTGACCGCGAAACGGGGCGTTCCGACGAGCGTTACAGTTGAGATCGACCCGACGAAGACCGCCGTCGTGGTGTGCGACATGTGGGACGACCACTGGTGCCCGAGCGCGTCCAAGCGGTGCGCGGAACTCGCGAAACAGGCCGAGCCGGTACTGAAGGCGTGCCGCGAACGGGGAATGACCATCGTTCACTGCCCCTCGGACACGATGCCGTTCTACAAGGACCACCCGGCGCGCAAGCGGGTCGCGGACGTGAAGAAGGTTGCGCCGCCGAAGTCTAAAGACCGGTCCGACCCGCCGCTCCCGGTGGACGACACGGACGGCGGGTGTGATGACGAAAAGCCGGCCAAACAGTTCAAGGCGTGGAGCCGCCAGCACGCGGCCATCACCATCGACGAAAAGAAGGACTACATCACTGACAACGGGACCGAAGTGTACAGCATCATGAAGGAGAAGGGGATCGACACGCTCTTGGTGCTGGGCGTTCACACCAACATGTGCGTGCTGAACCGGACGTTCGCGATCAAGCAAATGGTGAAGTGGGACGTGCGGACGCTCCTGGTCCGCGACCTGACGGACGCGATGTACAACCCGAAGATGAAGCCGTTCGTGACCCACGATAAGGGCACGCAGCTCATCATCGAGCACATCGAAAAGCACTGGTGCCCGACGATCGAGCGCAAATCACTCCTCGGCACGAAATAA
- a CDS encoding DUF1559 domain-containing protein: MFRASVRVRGRVAFTLIELLVVIAIIAILIGLLLPAVQKVREAAARMTCSNNLKQLAIACHSYQSAYDKLPYGILRHQPNSNPLSNWPSPEQPNGQGLYRRFALMHQLLPYIEQDALFRRWNEYDFNANRRDENGVDFGPGWYFQKQKVKTLVCPSNPNSSNSLNPDGQYFITHYLGSAGTRGYNRGGYTGGIAVRPSHFDYQDGVFVQNKQFSLLAITDGTSNTLLIGERHYFDPEFDKYDPITDWGWCWFGGTADVFLGTSVRINYRWAPGKLASATDVDVEDRMNAYGSGHTGGANFALSDGSVRFIRDSIDLPTLQKLGTRAGGEVISGDY; this comes from the coding sequence ATGTTTCGCGCGAGTGTACGTGTGCGCGGTCGCGTGGCGTTCACGCTGATCGAGCTGTTGGTGGTGATCGCGATTATCGCCATCCTCATCGGGCTCCTTCTCCCGGCTGTTCAGAAGGTGCGCGAAGCTGCCGCGCGCATGACCTGTAGCAACAACCTCAAACAACTGGCCATCGCCTGCCACAGTTACCAAAGTGCGTATGACAAGTTGCCGTATGGCATCCTGCGCCATCAACCGAACAGCAACCCGCTTTCCAACTGGCCGTCTCCGGAGCAGCCGAACGGGCAGGGGCTGTATCGGCGGTTCGCGCTGATGCACCAACTCCTGCCGTACATCGAGCAAGACGCCCTCTTCCGTCGGTGGAACGAGTACGATTTCAATGCCAACCGCCGCGACGAGAACGGGGTCGACTTCGGGCCAGGTTGGTACTTTCAGAAGCAGAAGGTTAAGACTTTGGTCTGCCCATCTAATCCAAATTCCAGCAATTCACTAAATCCAGACGGCCAGTATTTCATTACGCACTATCTTGGGTCAGCAGGTACACGGGGGTACAATCGCGGTGGGTACACCGGTGGGATCGCAGTTCGGCCGAGTCACTTCGACTACCAGGATGGTGTGTTCGTCCAAAACAAGCAATTCAGCCTTCTGGCAATCACTGACGGGACGAGTAATACTTTGCTGATCGGTGAGCGGCACTATTTCGATCCCGAGTTTGATAAATACGATCCGATTACGGACTGGGGATGGTGCTGGTTCGGTGGGACGGCCGACGTATTTTTGGGCACCTCGGTGCGAATCAATTACCGCTGGGCTCCGGGGAAACTGGCTTCCGCAACGGACGTCGATGTCGAGGACCGGATGAACGCCTACGGGAGTGGGCACACGGGGGGCGCGAACTTCGCTTTGTCCGATGGTTCAGTTCGGTTCATCCGTGACTCGATCGACCTGCCCACGCTCCAGAAATTGGGTACCCGGGCCGGTGGAGAAGTTATCTCTGGTGATTACTAA
- the ettA gene encoding energy-dependent translational throttle protein EttA encodes MSDHYIFNIRELTKHYGKKEILKNINLNFYPGAKIGVIGSNGAGKSTLLKIMAGVDKEFMGEARPHAGATIGYVPQEPHLTAGKSVLENVEEAVAPIRALLRRQEEIGEAMGDPDADFEKLSDQMEKVQTQIDATNAYELDRTLEMAMDAMRLPPSDAPVERLSGGERRRVALCKTLLQRHDLLLLDEPTNHLDAESVEWLEHHLAAYPGAVVAVTHDRYFLDNVAKWILELDYGRGYPYEGNYSGWLDQKRRRLAVSEKQESARQKQLERELEWAKSSPRARMAKSKARLAAIDKLQEQVIDEDEKELTIQIPSGPPLGDLVVRAEGVKKGYDDVLLYDDLTFNLPKGGIVGIIGPNGAGKTTLFKMIVGQEQPDDGKLTVGTTVKVAHVDQNRDALNPNNTVFEEITGGSDYIILGKQRIASRAYCAKFNFKGPDQQKVVGSCSGGERNRIHLAKLLRSGGNLLLLDEPTNDLDVDTLRALEEALINFSGCAVVISHDRWFLDRIATHILAFEGDSKVVWCEGNFEVYEEQRRARLGAAADLPTRIKYRKLTT; translated from the coding sequence ATGAGCGATCACTACATCTTCAACATTCGCGAACTGACCAAGCACTACGGCAAGAAGGAGATCCTGAAGAATATCAACCTGAACTTCTATCCCGGGGCCAAGATCGGCGTGATCGGCTCCAACGGGGCCGGGAAGTCCACGCTCCTGAAGATCATGGCGGGCGTGGACAAGGAGTTCATGGGTGAGGCGCGGCCGCACGCGGGGGCCACCATCGGCTACGTCCCCCAGGAGCCGCACCTCACGGCCGGTAAGTCCGTGCTGGAGAACGTCGAAGAGGCCGTTGCACCGATCCGCGCGTTGCTGAGGCGCCAGGAGGAGATCGGCGAGGCGATGGGCGACCCGGACGCGGACTTCGAGAAGCTGTCCGACCAGATGGAGAAGGTGCAAACCCAGATCGACGCGACCAACGCCTACGAACTCGACCGCACGCTCGAAATGGCAATGGACGCAATGCGGCTCCCGCCCTCGGACGCTCCCGTCGAACGGCTCTCCGGCGGCGAACGGCGCCGCGTCGCGCTGTGCAAGACGCTCCTCCAGCGCCACGACCTGCTTTTGCTCGACGAACCGACGAACCACCTCGACGCGGAGAGCGTGGAGTGGCTCGAACACCACCTCGCGGCGTACCCCGGGGCGGTGGTCGCGGTCACCCACGACCGGTACTTCCTCGACAACGTCGCGAAATGGATTCTCGAACTCGACTACGGGCGCGGGTACCCCTACGAGGGCAACTACTCCGGGTGGCTGGACCAGAAGCGGCGCCGACTCGCGGTCTCGGAGAAGCAAGAAAGCGCCCGGCAGAAGCAACTCGAGCGCGAGTTGGAGTGGGCCAAGAGTTCCCCGCGGGCGCGCATGGCGAAGAGCAAGGCCCGGCTCGCGGCGATCGACAAGTTGCAGGAACAGGTGATCGACGAGGACGAAAAGGAACTGACGATCCAGATCCCGTCCGGTCCGCCGCTCGGCGACTTGGTGGTGCGGGCCGAGGGCGTGAAAAAGGGGTACGACGACGTGCTCCTGTACGACGACCTCACGTTCAACTTGCCCAAGGGCGGTATCGTCGGCATCATCGGGCCGAACGGCGCGGGTAAGACGACGCTGTTCAAGATGATCGTCGGCCAGGAGCAGCCCGACGACGGGAAGCTCACTGTCGGGACAACGGTGAAAGTCGCGCACGTGGACCAAAATCGCGACGCGCTGAACCCGAACAATACCGTGTTCGAGGAGATCACGGGCGGGTCGGACTACATCATCCTGGGCAAACAGCGGATCGCGAGCCGCGCGTACTGCGCGAAGTTCAACTTCAAGGGGCCGGACCAGCAGAAGGTGGTCGGGAGCTGCTCCGGCGGCGAGCGGAACCGAATTCACCTCGCGAAGCTGTTGCGCAGCGGCGGCAATTTGCTGTTACTAGACGAGCCGACCAACGACCTCGACGTGGACACGCTCCGTGCGCTGGAGGAAGCGCTCATCAACTTCTCCGGCTGTGCGGTGGTGATCTCGCACGACCGCTGGTTCCTGGACCGCATCGCGACGCACATCCTGGCATTCGAGGGCGACAGCAAGGTGGTCTGGTGCGAAGGGAACTTTGAAGTGTATGAAGAGCAGCGCCGCGCGCGGTTGGGCGCGGCCGCCGATCTGCCGACCCGGATCAAGTACCGGAAACTCACGACGTAA
- a CDS encoding ABC transporter ATP-binding protein: protein MIELLDAVKTYTQGRRTVNAVRGVTLRVKTGEFVTIMGPSGSGKSTLMHLMGALDTPSGGRAVFHGQDLQTMSDRQRSLLRRDRIGFVFQAFNLLPTLTGAENVALPLLLAGTNRGVALTRAAECLERVNLAHRADHFPDEMSGGEMQRVAVARALVADPEAVLCDEPTGNLDTATSREILTLLSKLPEPGKRAVIMVTHDPNGASYGTRLVRIRDGVIESDEPVVRH, encoded by the coding sequence ATGATCGAACTTCTCGACGCCGTAAAGACTTACACCCAGGGGCGGCGGACCGTGAACGCCGTCCGCGGCGTCACGCTCCGCGTCAAAACCGGTGAGTTCGTCACCATCATGGGACCGTCGGGGTCGGGCAAGTCCACCTTGATGCACCTGATGGGCGCCCTCGACACGCCCAGCGGCGGCCGGGCCGTGTTCCACGGGCAAGACCTGCAAACGATGTCAGACCGGCAGCGGTCGCTGCTCCGACGCGACCGGATCGGGTTCGTGTTCCAGGCGTTCAACCTGCTCCCCACACTCACCGGTGCGGAGAACGTCGCGCTGCCGCTGTTGCTCGCTGGTACCAATCGGGGTGTCGCCCTCACTCGCGCTGCAGAGTGTTTGGAGCGGGTCAACCTCGCACACCGTGCGGACCACTTCCCGGACGAGATGTCTGGTGGAGAGATGCAGCGCGTGGCCGTGGCGCGGGCGCTGGTCGCGGACCCGGAAGCGGTGCTGTGTGACGAGCCGACCGGGAACCTCGACACCGCCACGAGCCGCGAAATCCTCACGCTGCTCTCCAAGCTCCCCGAACCGGGCAAGCGCGCGGTCATCATGGTGACCCACGACCCCAACGGCGCGTCCTACGGCACCCGCCTCGTGAGGATTCGCGACGGAGTGATCGAGTCCGACGAGCCGGTCGTGCGTCATTAA
- a CDS encoding FtsX-like permease family protein translates to MSVYRLLALRYLLQRWDRAALIVASIALGVATLVSARILNQCIEAAAQDTTTPAGNAELYVTNGEAGVLRSVVDDLRSAKVPGVTSVQPLIFDRVTVPDLGDRIAVLVGAEVSSQLLTDDNALKVKVQRLEIERIIGWQLLPVLAAIKDGDFTKAGELWDRIPAKLVVVSKSVYDDWLARTGGDRPFVIRYATRNVECLPVGVVEFEKDSPLAPLGKNFIGMSVGQAMQVVRPVLPLAVVGGGLGEVAAGTLNPPRVNRIDLFLAPGTDKDAAASAAADVIGRRAEVRTPDMQRRSTQEVVSGLQIGVLMCSVGAMVIGLFLVYNSMAVTVAERRADIGILRSIGGTRAQIIALFSIAAAFLGLIGAVLGVPLGILLAEITLSQFRAELESIFLNPEVNPRRLSWTNSTLAVLVGVMTAVFAALVPAIQAANDDPAHVVRRSAGGAKGLWKIAHRLACAGMVVAGVALVLLRFQLPARVGSVGGMTLVLVGLLLASPILVAVLVTVLRPLVRATCPFTLRLAFDNLSRAPGRTGVVIGALGAGVALMFQTAGVGRSNEEPVLSWITQVVQADHFVFSGNMTSANSSNSPMVSAVAREIKALPSVESVMSIRYSRPEYNGTIVYLVALDVNTYAEATSARVPELAVNLTRFPELDDKHPTHAGVNKVLVSENFTARHRVKVGDTIRVPGPRGPVDLLIIGAVRDYSWSRGTIFMDRARYAKLFGDDLIDICHVFVRTERSAAADTELEKYTTGKGLLLTDRDSLRKFISGLLSRVYLLAYMQQLLVGVVAALGVVTALLISVLQRKRELGLLLAVGATPGQVMRSVLAEAFLMGVLGTALGILIGLPMEWYVLKVMFVDESGFDLDVLIPWKATLGIAVVSVALATLAGLVPAWRAIQTRIPDALQYE, encoded by the coding sequence ATGTCGGTGTACCGCCTGCTCGCTCTGCGCTACCTGCTCCAACGGTGGGACCGGGCCGCGCTCATTGTTGCCAGTATCGCGCTGGGCGTCGCGACGCTCGTGTCCGCGCGCATCCTGAACCAGTGCATCGAGGCCGCGGCGCAGGACACCACCACGCCCGCCGGGAACGCGGAGCTGTACGTTACTAACGGCGAAGCCGGCGTGCTGCGCTCGGTGGTTGATGACTTGCGTTCCGCAAAGGTGCCTGGTGTCACGTCGGTTCAGCCGCTCATCTTCGACCGCGTCACGGTCCCGGACCTGGGGGACCGCATCGCGGTGCTGGTCGGTGCGGAAGTCTCTTCGCAACTACTCACGGATGACAACGCGCTGAAGGTGAAGGTTCAGCGCCTCGAAATCGAGCGCATCATCGGCTGGCAATTGCTTCCCGTGCTCGCGGCGATCAAAGACGGCGATTTCACAAAGGCCGGCGAATTGTGGGACCGCATCCCGGCGAAACTGGTTGTGGTGTCGAAGTCGGTCTACGACGACTGGCTCGCCCGCACCGGTGGGGACCGGCCGTTCGTGATCCGGTACGCGACCCGGAACGTCGAGTGCTTGCCCGTCGGTGTCGTCGAGTTCGAGAAGGATTCGCCGCTCGCGCCGCTGGGGAAGAATTTCATCGGGATGAGTGTCGGTCAGGCGATGCAGGTGGTCCGGCCGGTGCTGCCGCTCGCGGTGGTAGGGGGCGGACTGGGTGAAGTCGCGGCCGGGACACTGAACCCGCCGCGGGTGAACCGCATCGACCTGTTCCTCGCCCCGGGAACCGACAAGGACGCGGCGGCATCCGCGGCGGCGGACGTGATCGGGCGGCGGGCCGAAGTGCGCACGCCCGACATGCAGCGCCGGAGTACCCAGGAAGTCGTTTCCGGGCTGCAAATCGGCGTGCTGATGTGTTCCGTTGGTGCGATGGTGATCGGCCTGTTTCTCGTGTACAACTCGATGGCCGTGACCGTGGCCGAGCGCCGGGCGGACATTGGCATTTTGCGCTCGATCGGCGGCACGCGCGCTCAAATCATCGCGCTGTTTTCGATCGCCGCCGCGTTCCTGGGCCTCATCGGTGCGGTTCTCGGCGTGCCGCTCGGTATTCTCCTGGCCGAAATCACACTCAGTCAATTTCGGGCCGAACTGGAATCGATCTTCCTGAACCCGGAAGTGAACCCCAGACGGCTCTCGTGGACGAACTCGACCCTCGCGGTTCTGGTCGGCGTGATGACGGCCGTATTCGCGGCACTCGTACCCGCGATTCAGGCCGCGAACGACGACCCGGCACACGTCGTGCGCCGCTCCGCGGGGGGTGCAAAGGGATTGTGGAAGATCGCCCACCGACTCGCGTGTGCGGGCATGGTCGTTGCCGGGGTCGCCCTGGTTCTCTTGCGGTTTCAACTACCCGCGCGCGTCGGCTCCGTGGGCGGAATGACGCTCGTTCTCGTGGGGCTGTTACTCGCGTCGCCGATCCTGGTCGCGGTGCTGGTCACCGTGCTCCGCCCCCTGGTGCGGGCGACGTGCCCGTTCACGCTCCGGCTCGCGTTCGACAACCTCTCTCGCGCACCGGGGCGCACCGGTGTTGTCATTGGCGCGCTGGGGGCGGGTGTCGCGCTCATGTTCCAAACGGCCGGCGTGGGGCGCAGTAACGAGGAGCCCGTGCTGTCGTGGATCACGCAAGTGGTGCAGGCCGATCACTTTGTGTTTAGCGGAAATATGACCTCCGCGAACAGCTCGAACAGCCCGATGGTGTCCGCGGTGGCGCGTGAAATTAAGGCGCTGCCGAGCGTCGAGAGCGTGATGAGCATCCGGTACTCCCGACCCGAGTACAACGGCACCATCGTGTACCTCGTCGCGCTCGACGTGAACACCTACGCGGAAGCGACGAGCGCCCGTGTGCCCGAGCTCGCGGTCAACCTGACCCGGTTCCCCGAACTCGACGACAAGCACCCGACCCACGCGGGCGTGAACAAGGTGTTGGTGAGCGAGAACTTCACCGCACGGCACCGGGTGAAAGTCGGTGACACGATCAGAGTTCCGGGGCCACGCGGTCCGGTGGATCTGCTGATTATCGGCGCCGTGCGGGACTACTCGTGGAGCCGCGGAACGATCTTCATGGACCGCGCCCGCTACGCGAAGTTGTTCGGCGACGACCTCATCGACATCTGCCACGTGTTCGTGCGGACCGAACGGAGCGCGGCAGCGGACACGGAACTCGAAAAGTACACCACGGGTAAGGGGCTGTTGCTCACCGATCGCGATTCGCTCCGCAAGTTCATTTCCGGGCTCCTCAGCCGCGTTTACTTGCTCGCGTACATGCAGCAACTACTGGTGGGCGTGGTCGCCGCCCTCGGCGTGGTGACGGCGCTGCTCATCTCGGTGCTCCAGCGCAAGCGCGAGCTCGGGTTGTTGCTCGCAGTCGGGGCCACGCCCGGACAGGTGATGCGCTCGGTTCTGGCCGAAGCGTTCCTGATGGGGGTGCTCGGCACCGCACTCGGCATCCTCATCGGGCTGCCGATGGAGTGGTACGTCCTGAAGGTGATGTTCGTGGACGAGTCCGGCTTCGACCTCGACGTGCTCATCCCGTGGAAGGCGACGCTCGGGATCGCGGTCGTTTCGGTCGCGCTCGCGACGCTCGCGGGCCTCGTCCCGGCCTGGCGCGCGATCCAGACGCGCATCCCCGACGCGCTCCAGTACGAATAA
- a CDS encoding Gfo/Idh/MocA family protein, whose product MPEPLGFAIIGCGMIARFHAKAIQEIPTARVTALVSRTKESAEKLLADTGLPPCPVFASVEDAVNARGVDAVIITTPSGAHREPALVAARAGKHVVVEKPLEITGPRCQAIIDACDAAKVKLCTIFPSRFGDANTTLKAAVDAGRFGRLTLGETTCKWWRTQAYYDEGGWKGTQALDGGGAMMNQAIHNVDLLLWMMGDATHVSGFTATLAHERIEVEDTAVAVIRFASGALGVIQATTSVHPGYPKTIAVHGDRGSAVIEQDDVLRWDFAPPTADDANVKERFAQKVGASGGSADPKAISHEGHRRQLADFVDAVQQNRVPKVDGREGKKAVDLICAIYESARTGRTVAL is encoded by the coding sequence ATGCCCGAACCGCTCGGCTTCGCGATCATCGGCTGCGGGATGATTGCCCGATTCCACGCGAAGGCCATTCAAGAGATTCCCACCGCCCGCGTCACGGCGCTGGTCAGCCGCACCAAAGAGAGCGCGGAGAAACTGCTCGCGGATACGGGACTGCCGCCGTGTCCGGTGTTCGCATCGGTCGAAGACGCGGTGAACGCGCGCGGCGTCGATGCAGTCATCATCACCACGCCCAGCGGCGCGCACCGCGAACCGGCCCTCGTCGCAGCCCGCGCGGGCAAGCACGTCGTGGTCGAGAAGCCGCTCGAAATTACGGGGCCACGGTGCCAGGCCATTATCGATGCGTGCGACGCGGCGAAGGTGAAGCTCTGCACCATCTTTCCGTCGCGCTTCGGTGACGCGAACACAACCCTCAAAGCCGCGGTAGATGCGGGGCGCTTCGGGCGCCTGACGCTCGGTGAAACCACCTGCAAGTGGTGGCGCACCCAAGCGTATTACGACGAGGGCGGTTGGAAGGGCACGCAGGCACTTGATGGCGGCGGCGCGATGATGAATCAGGCCATTCACAACGTCGATTTACTGCTGTGGATGATGGGCGACGCCACGCACGTGAGCGGGTTCACGGCTACGCTCGCCCACGAGCGCATTGAGGTCGAAGATACAGCAGTCGCAGTGATCCGCTTCGCGAGCGGGGCGCTCGGCGTGATTCAAGCGACGACGAGCGTTCACCCCGGCTACCCGAAGACGATCGCGGTTCACGGCGATCGGGGGTCCGCGGTCATCGAGCAAGACGACGTGTTGCGCTGGGATTTCGCGCCGCCCACTGCCGACGACGCGAACGTGAAGGAGCGATTCGCGCAGAAGGTCGGCGCGAGTGGCGGATCGGCGGACCCGAAAGCGATCAGCCACGAGGGGCACCGGCGGCAGCTCGCCGATTTCGTGGACGCGGTGCAACAGAACCGCGTGCCGAAGGTGGACGGGCGCGAGGGCAAGAAGGCGGTCGATTTGATTTGCGCAATTTACGAGAGCGCCCGCACGGGAAGGACCGTAGCGCTGTGA
- a CDS encoding class I SAM-dependent methyltransferase: protein MAHAPIEPPPYFDALLERLAEGDPEATAALGRHVHWGYWSDPDAIPCTGADYAVAAEELCRRVCDAAPVRDGMRVLDVGCGFGGTIASLNERFQNLDMTGVNIDPRQLARAAEMVAPINGNRTAWVEADACALPFADDQFDVVLAVECVFHFPSRATFLAEASRVLKPGGRLALSDFVPSAEGLDALRKHDIGGSETRDSYGAVNILCGEPEYRALAQSVGFIVPAIEDITPHTLPTYKFIRNMAARWQATGADAYVRTTRRLEVSSRVGWLRYMIFNATRS, encoded by the coding sequence GTGGCGCACGCGCCGATTGAACCACCGCCGTATTTTGATGCCCTTCTGGAGCGACTCGCGGAAGGTGATCCGGAGGCGACTGCGGCGCTCGGCCGGCACGTTCACTGGGGCTACTGGAGTGATCCCGACGCGATTCCCTGCACCGGCGCGGACTACGCGGTCGCGGCCGAAGAGTTGTGCCGCCGCGTGTGCGATGCCGCTCCGGTACGCGACGGGATGCGCGTTCTCGATGTCGGGTGCGGCTTCGGCGGGACCATCGCCAGCCTCAACGAGCGGTTCCAGAACCTCGATATGACTGGCGTGAACATCGACCCACGCCAACTCGCCCGCGCCGCCGAGATGGTGGCGCCGATCAACGGGAACCGAACGGCGTGGGTGGAAGCCGATGCGTGTGCGCTGCCGTTCGCGGACGATCAGTTCGATGTGGTGCTCGCCGTAGAATGCGTGTTCCACTTTCCGAGCCGCGCGACGTTTCTCGCTGAAGCGAGTCGCGTACTCAAACCCGGCGGTCGGCTCGCGCTCTCGGACTTCGTGCCCAGCGCTGAAGGATTGGACGCGCTCCGCAAGCACGACATTGGCGGCTCCGAAACGCGCGACAGTTATGGTGCGGTGAACATACTTTGCGGGGAGCCCGAGTACCGAGCACTGGCGCAGTCGGTGGGGTTCATCGTGCCGGCAATTGAAGACATCACTCCGCACACGCTCCCGACGTACAAGTTCATCCGAAACATGGCCGCCCGCTGGCAGGCGACCGGCGCGGACGCCTACGTGCGCACGACCCGGCGCCTGGAAGTGAGCAGTCGGGTGGGTTGGTTGCGGTACATGATTTTCAATGCCACGCGGAGTTAG
- a CDS encoding lysophospholipid acyltransferase family protein, with translation MAKKARNRTVDFAVYLVVRTLVAVVQMVSPRIAYAVADFLAWLVYTLVKSRRRVALENVCAAFPELAMNPAGADQLVRGMYRHFIRAIVELMLLPRKLHHTTLRKFLVLPHGAEMLPPLVADRAALLVTAHFGNWEMAGFAMGLFGFHTHAIARVLDNPYLERFALHFRQRTGQTIIAKNDDFARLTDTMSRHGKVATLADQDAGPRGVFVDFFGRPASTHKAIALMAMEFDAVMVVMGVPRVSRADYPQHPDFDPSSALAPMYYAVKCADAIDPRDYANDPNAVKAITARYTAALEKLIREHPEQYFWLHRRWKHQPKARAAKSAA, from the coding sequence ATGGCCAAGAAAGCTCGGAACCGCACGGTCGATTTCGCGGTCTACCTAGTGGTGCGGACACTCGTCGCAGTGGTGCAGATGGTGTCTCCGCGAATCGCCTACGCGGTGGCTGATTTCCTCGCGTGGCTCGTGTACACGCTGGTGAAAAGCCGGCGCCGCGTGGCGCTAGAAAACGTCTGTGCTGCGTTCCCCGAACTCGCTATGAACCCCGCCGGCGCCGACCAACTCGTGCGCGGCATGTACCGCCACTTCATCCGGGCCATCGTCGAACTGATGCTCTTGCCGCGTAAGTTGCACCACACCACGCTGCGGAAGTTCCTCGTTCTGCCTCACGGTGCGGAAATGCTCCCGCCGCTCGTGGCGGATCGGGCTGCGCTCTTGGTGACGGCCCACTTCGGGAACTGGGAGATGGCCGGGTTCGCGATGGGGTTGTTTGGGTTCCACACGCACGCCATCGCGCGCGTGCTGGACAACCCGTACCTGGAGCGGTTCGCGCTCCACTTCCGCCAGCGCACCGGGCAGACCATCATCGCCAAGAACGACGACTTCGCTCGGCTCACTGACACTATGAGCCGCCACGGAAAAGTGGCAACGCTCGCGGACCAGGACGCGGGGCCGCGCGGGGTGTTCGTGGATTTTTTCGGGCGCCCCGCGAGCACGCACAAGGCGATCGCGCTGATGGCGATGGAGTTCGATGCGGTGATGGTGGTGATGGGCGTGCCGCGCGTGAGTCGCGCCGATTATCCCCAGCACCCGGACTTCGATCCGAGTAGCGCGCTGGCACCGATGTACTACGCGGTGAAGTGTGCGGACGCAATCGACCCGCGCGATTACGCCAACGACCCCAACGCGGTGAAAGCGATTACCGCGCGTTACACCGCGGCGCTGGAGAAGCTGATCCGCGAGCACCCGGAACAATACTTTTGGCTGCACCGACGCTGGAAGCACCAGCCGAAGGCGCGGGCCGCGAAGTCGGCCGCGTGA